The genomic segment AGCATTTCCCCCAGATCTTGCGCAGCGTCTTGGGGACCGTAACATGGAGATGCTGCACTACCAGCAAGTTTTAAATAGCGACCTGACGATAGTGCCAAGTGCTGTCGCTAAAGCGATGTTTCCAAATGAGTTGCAAGGAAGAATTGAGATCCAATTTGAAGGTTTTGAAATCGCGCCACCACTGGCTAAAAAAGAGAAAAATCCTTTTACGATAGGATTTTCTGCGCGCGACATGTCAAATTCAAAGGGAATAGATGTATACGTGAGGTTGGTCGACCGACTTTTGAAGGACGGTTTCGAAGCCCGTTTTATCGCTATCGGTGATCCCGACGCCTCGACTTACGGCTATGAAGCTCAATGGGTTAGCCGTCATTACAAGGGCGCCGTGAAAAACTATCGTGACCATCTATTGAACCTTTTCCCGCGAGCTAAACAGATTGAATTTCCTGGAAAGCTTCCATATGCTGAATTTGGCGAACTAATCGGCTCAATAGATCTCTTCCTTTATCCATTGCGCTTTGGTGTGGCAAACTGGGGGCTAATGGAAATCCTTGCTCGCGGTGGGTGCGTGATTGGTCCTGATCGAGGGTATACGCGTGAACTAATAGATAACGACGTGAATGGCTTGCTGTTACCCGATGATGATGACCAGTGGATTAATGCGATTCGTGACCTGAAGGATGATCCTGCACGCAGGGCAAGATACTCGGCCGCAGCCGTCGAAACGGGGCGCTCGTATCACATA from the Polycyclovorans algicola TG408 genome contains:
- a CDS encoding glycosyltransferase, which gives rise to MGLPVIVFVGAVYPGQHGLLCEHLRREGMAETYFLTTAGHRSKNIGLVPNLLAFNPDGNIMAPPAYYYSGKVERSARIGRGVLAAIAEIRKMKKIDLIFAHSLWGAPHFLYDEIDAAIISYIEFPSYRAHGWDPAFPPDLAQRLGDRNMEMLHYQQVLNSDLTIVPSAVAKAMFPNELQGRIEIQFEGFEIAPPLAKKEKNPFTIGFSARDMSNSKGIDVYVRLVDRLLKDGFEARFIAIGDPDASTYGYEAQWVSRHYKGAVKNYRDHLLNLFPRAKQIEFPGKLPYAEFGELIGSIDLFLYPLRFGVANWGLMEILARGGCVIGPDRGYTRELIDNDVNGLLLPDDDDQWINAIRDLKDDPARRARYSAAAVETGRSYHISAVASKYMALFQKAMETKIGPR